In a genomic window of Nostoc sp. UHCC 0870:
- a CDS encoding DUF3318 domain-containing protein → MESNIEIRRLLDVMPASGRMTTKIVSKPEQSQVIDAAFPLPWNQERPIYINFDLWGRLSKPQRDLLLLQKVAWLREVRWFKPDIYQGVALAGLIGALVESTQSDFVGIAVAGGLSAIALTRIWRNNKSPESVINADLTAIKVAQRRGYSETQAAQHLLAAIETINKIEGNSGLNFTDLIRCQNLRAIAGLSPIAVPETYGK, encoded by the coding sequence ATGGAGTCAAACATTGAAATTCGCCGTTTGTTAGATGTGATGCCTGCTTCTGGGCGCATGACAACTAAAATTGTCAGTAAACCAGAGCAGTCTCAGGTGATAGATGCGGCCTTTCCTTTACCTTGGAATCAGGAGCGACCGATATATATTAATTTTGACTTATGGGGTCGCCTGTCGAAACCGCAACGGGATTTACTACTGTTGCAGAAAGTTGCTTGGTTGAGGGAGGTGAGATGGTTTAAACCAGATATTTATCAAGGTGTAGCTTTGGCTGGGTTGATAGGTGCATTGGTAGAATCTACCCAATCGGATTTTGTAGGTATAGCTGTAGCTGGGGGATTAAGCGCGATCGCTCTCACACGCATTTGGCGTAATAATAAATCCCCAGAATCAGTCATAAATGCTGATTTAACAGCGATTAAAGTAGCCCAAAGACGGGGTTACTCAGAAACCCAAGCTGCACAGCATTTATTAGCTGCTATTGAGACAATCAACAAAATTGAAGGTAATTCTGGCTTAAATTTTACTGATTTAATTCGTTGCCAAAATTTAAGAGCGATCGCTGGTTTGTCACCAATTGCTGTACCAGAAACTTACGGGAAATAA